CTGGCGAGTGATCTTTCGGTTTTGGTGCATGGCATTTCTGAGCCTGCGGTGGTGGTGGATCTGCAGAATCCGCCCAAAGGGGCATGGTATCGGCGGGAGGTGGGATTGACGGTGATCGGGGCAACGCATCGATCTTGGGGGGCGGCGGTGGCGACGTTGGCGTTCGGGTTGTTCTGGAATGGCGTCGTGTCCGTGTTTGTGATGCTCGCGCTGCTTTCCACGCTCAAGCTGCTCGGGGTGCCGTTGCCATCGTGGGTGCCTAAGATGGATGGGGAACAGCTCGGCTGGGGGATGACGATTTTTCTGTGGCTGTTTCTGACACCGTTCATCGTGGTCGGATTAGGGATGATAGGTGCGTTCTTGTCCTCAATAGGCGGGAAGACGGAGGTGCGAGTGGAGATGTCGGATGGGCTGGTTTTTGTCGGCGTGGGATCGGTGGGATGGAAGAAGCGTTTCAATCTGCGTGAGGTGAAGGGTGTGCGAGTGATTAATAATTCGTGGACGGATAGCGATGGGGATCGGCGCAAGAAAACGGGCATCGTGATCGAGCTGCACGATGGGAAGGAAATCGAGTTTGGGAGTGTGTTGACGAAGGAGCGGATGATGTTTGTAGCGGGGGCACTTCGGAGAGCAGTGACGGGCGGTTGAGTGATGTAGCTGGAGGGATTGATAAGCACAGGGGATGACAGCTTGAGGGCGGGACGCTTGCGGGGAGGCTTCATTGCTGCCAAGTTTGGGGAAATGAGTTCGTTGATTCCTGTTATCGCGGTGACGATGGGTGATCCGGCTGGGGTCGGGCCGGAGGTTTGTTTGCGTCTCTTGGCGGAGCCTTCAATAGTGGAAGTTTGTGTGCCGGTGATCTTCGGGGATGCGGCGGTGCTCGCTCGCGTGGCGGAGGTGACGGGGTTGCCGTTCAAGGCCCCGGTGATTTCACAGGCGGATTGGGTGGTGGCTTGTCAGCGGGTGAGTGTGCCGTCGGTGTTGGATCTGCGACAGGTGGATGCGGGGGCGGTGGTGGCGGGGAAGCTCTCGGCGGCTTGCGGGGAGGCGGCGTATCAGTATGTGAACCGGGCGATCGATGCGGCGCTGGCGGGGCAAGTGCAGGGGGTGGCGACGGCGCCGCTGAACAAGGAGGCGATGCATTTGGCGGGGCACAGGTATCCGGGGCATACGGAAATTTTCGCGGAGCGGATGGAAGCCGAGCGGTCCTGCATGATGCAGTATTCGGAGGAGATCACATGCAGTTTCGTGACGGTGCATTGCGGGTATCATGATGTGCCTGCCTTGATGACGACGGCGCGCATCTTAGAGGTGATTGAATTGACGGCGACGGCGTTGCGGCGGATTCGGGGGCGTGAACCGAAGTTGCTGGTGTGCGGTCTCAATCCGCATGCGGGGGAGAATGGGCTTTTCGGAGATCGCGAGGAGGAGCGGTTCATTGTGCCAGCGATTGAGGCGGGTCGCGCGAAGGGGATTGATCTCACTGGGCCGGTGCCGCCGGATACGGCGTTCACTCCGGCGCGGCGGAAGGAGTTCGATGCGGTGGTGTGCATGTATCATGATCAAGGGCATATCCCGGTGAAGATGATCGCGTTTGAATCGGCGGTGAACACGACGCTGGGCCTGCCCGTGGTGCGGACGAGTGTGGATCATGGGACGGCGTTTGATATCGCGTGGCAGGGGAAGGCGAGTGCGGGGAGTTTGTTCGCGGCGGTGAGGTTGGGGGCGAAGTTGGCGCGCTCGCGCGAGAGTTCCTAGTTTTCAGTTTGCAGTTTTCAGCCGGTTGCACCGGAGGCCGACTCAGTCTCAGGTTTCAGGTCTGATGTTTCAGGTCGGGAATTCGCAGTCAGAACGTCTTCTGGTTTTAGTTTCGGGTTGGCGCTTGAGATTTTGGGGTGAAATGCGAGGGTAAGACAGCCAAGTAACAAGTATCCCGAATTTTTATGCCTAGAATTCTTCTGCTTTTATTGTTTTTTCTGCCGAGGTTGCTCTTAGCGCAGACGGAGCCTTCGAAGGTGGTTGCTGGCAAGTTGATCGAACGAGAGTTCAAGGTGAATGTGGCGGCTGTGATTCGAAATATTGAGCAGGTCATCGGGGTGGTAAAGGAGGGTAGTAAAACCAATGCGCAAGAGATGCTAGTGCAGCTCTTCACTGCTGCCGGAGTTGATCTCTCGCCGAAAGGTGGGGCCGGAAAGTTGGTGGTTCTGGATGAGAAAGCCGGTGTGCTGCGAGTGAAGGCGACTGGTGATGATTTGGAAGTAATAGCGGGTGCTTTAGAGATACTCGAAATAGATCCGGTGCAAGTATTGTTTGAGGTGAGACATATAGAGATCGAGGAGAACTATGCGAAAGAGGAGGAGTTGAAACTGTTTTTCAAGGCGCTGACTCCAGTGGCAGAAGTTGGCTGGCGAGATAGTTGGCTCAAGGTGCCCAGCATCACGGCAACGAATGTGACGGTGGAGGGTTTGTTCCGGCCGGGCTATAGCAGGATATTATCCGAAGGGCAGACTAAAATCATGATCAAGAAACTAGAGTTACATGACGGGGTGAGTCTGATTGCATTTCCGAGAGTAACGGGGATCACGAATCGGCCAGTGCAAGTCGGCTCCCGGATCAATCATGCCAAGGGGACGATATCACATTTGGAATATTATCCGGGCCGAGTAGAGGATCATGTGCTGAGAGCGGGAGTGATGACTGAGTTGGATGCTCGCGTGGTGATGCAGCCTGATCGGAAATCCATCACTGTGGATTGGATTGCCGGGGTCACGCAGGTGCTTGGTTTTCAAACAGTGAGCGCCAGCATAGCCACTGGTAACAAGGCGAATGCGCCGGTTCCAAATTTTCGTGTATGGCATGTGACAGACTCCACTCAGATGAAGGATGGGGAGACATTGATGGTAGGGTGCGGAAGATCTGACTCCATCACACCGGGTAGAATGGGAGGACCGAATCAAACGAACAAAGTGGTGACTATTCTGATGCTGACGCCGAGATTGATGGATGCGGAGGGAAAGCCGATAAATGGGAAGTGAGGATGGATCGATTGGTGAAAGAAAGGGGAGGAGTTAGCGCGGACTAATGTCCGCGGCTACGGCTGGACGAGGGGGAGGTTAGTTCCGCCTCCTTACGTCGTCGGCTACGAGATTACTTCCCGTTTTTCTTTTTGATGACGGGTTCGGGTTCTTGGGGCTCGTTGGCCTGTTGTTGTTCGAGCCATTTTTTGTGGGCGCGTTCGCGTTGACGGTATTCGCTGGGGGCGAGCTGCGTCATGCGTTTGAAGTCGCGGCTGAAATAGAACTGGTCGTAGTAACCGGTCTCATCGGCGATCTGGGCGATGGAGAGGTCGGTTTCCAGCAGGCGTTTCTTGGCCTGGTTGATGCGTTCGCGCTTGAGCCAATCGATGGGGCTGGTGCCGGTGGCGGCTTTGAAATTCCGGAAGAAATTTGAGACGCTCATGTGCGCCATGGCCGCCAGCTCATGCACGCGCAAGGGCTTGTTGTAATACAGGCGCATGGCTTCGATGGGCTTGTGGAGCGATTGCGGGATCTCGTTCTCCTT
This DNA window, taken from Verrucomicrobiia bacterium, encodes the following:
- the pdxA gene encoding 4-hydroxythreonine-4-phosphate dehydrogenase PdxA is translated as MSSLIPVIAVTMGDPAGVGPEVCLRLLAEPSIVEVCVPVIFGDAAVLARVAEVTGLPFKAPVISQADWVVACQRVSVPSVLDLRQVDAGAVVAGKLSAACGEAAYQYVNRAIDAALAGQVQGVATAPLNKEAMHLAGHRYPGHTEIFAERMEAERSCMMQYSEEITCSFVTVHCGYHDVPALMTTARILEVIELTATALRRIRGREPKLLVCGLNPHAGENGLFGDREEERFIVPAIEAGRAKGIDLTGPVPPDTAFTPARRKEFDAVVCMYHDQGHIPVKMIAFESAVNTTLGLPVVRTSVDHGTAFDIAWQGKASAGSLFAAVRLGAKLARSRESS